In Candidatus Zixiibacteriota bacterium, a genomic segment contains:
- a CDS encoding ATP-binding cassette domain-containing protein, with protein MISFRNVNYSIGGKQILKNVSFTIPNGESRIIMGHSGSGKSTILRLILGLICPDNGSIMVDNLDICGAREREKREIRKRIGMVFQDGALFDSLTVGENVGFYLFEHTKMKIDEIEKKVREMLGFVGLSEEIIDRLPEELSGGMQRRVAIGRALLSTDPKIMLYDEPTTGLDPTATTNVIALINRLAEVKHVTSIVVTHQIADAFEMADKFIIIDSGAVAFDGSLKELRESQEPRVVEFLEPFRETIANVRKIDFI; from the coding sequence ATGATTTCCTTCCGGAATGTCAACTACTCCATCGGCGGCAAGCAGATATTGAAAAATGTCTCCTTCACTATTCCCAACGGCGAATCCCGCATTATCATGGGGCATTCCGGAAGCGGCAAATCGACTATTCTCCGCCTCATACTTGGCCTTATCTGCCCCGACAACGGCTCCATTATGGTCGATAATCTCGATATCTGCGGCGCCAGGGAAAGAGAGAAGCGGGAAATCCGCAAACGTATCGGGATGGTTTTTCAGGATGGGGCGCTCTTTGATTCGCTGACGGTCGGGGAGAATGTCGGTTTCTATCTTTTCGAGCATACCAAAATGAAAATAGATGAAATCGAGAAGAAGGTCCGCGAGATGCTGGGTTTTGTGGGACTCTCGGAAGAGATAATCGACCGTTTGCCGGAAGAACTCTCCGGCGGGATGCAGCGGCGGGTCGCTATCGGGCGGGCACTTCTATCTACCGACCCGAAAATAATGCTCTACGACGAACCAACCACCGGCCTTGACCCGACTGCAACCACCAATGTCATCGCTCTAATCAATCGGCTGGCCGAAGTGAAGCATGTAACCTCAATTGTGGTCACTCATCAGATTGCCGATGCCTTCGAGATGGCCGACAAGTTTATCATAATTGATTCCGGCGCGGTCGCCTTTGACGGGTCTCTGAAGGAGCTGCGCGAATCCCAGGAGCCGCGCGTGGTTGAATTTCTCGAACCGTTCCGCGAGACTATTGCCAATGTTCGTAAAATAGATTTTATTTGA
- a CDS encoding ABC transporter permease — MKLIRLFLDWLKSFAYECQRLFYFSFRMLAATVGRPIYVAETFEQMYLIGIGSLFLIVLTGLSAGQGMALQFSNELADFGSKNYLGRIMVLAIVRELGPVLTALMVAARVAAGITAEIGAMKSSNQIDALIAFGIDPVRKLAAPRLIALVIMVPVLTIVCDVIAITGGWIIALFISHITSITYWTAVKERLIFGNIFMGITKPILYAFVIGFISCYKGFTAEGGTKGVGRATTESVVIASITILVANFIFTKVIFSALKGYL, encoded by the coding sequence ATGAAACTGATTCGTCTCTTTCTTGACTGGCTAAAATCATTCGCCTACGAATGCCAGCGGCTTTTCTATTTTTCCTTCAGAATGCTCGCTGCCACGGTGGGCCGACCAATCTATGTCGCGGAGACTTTTGAGCAGATGTATCTCATTGGCATCGGCTCTCTGTTCCTTATCGTCCTGACCGGGCTCTCGGCGGGGCAGGGGATGGCGCTTCAATTCTCCAATGAGCTGGCCGACTTTGGAAGCAAGAACTACCTCGGCCGAATAATGGTGCTGGCGATTGTCCGCGAACTCGGTCCGGTGTTGACCGCCCTGATGGTTGCCGCCCGGGTCGCCGCCGGTATCACCGCTGAAATCGGGGCTATGAAATCGTCCAATCAGATCGATGCCCTTATCGCTTTCGGCATCGACCCGGTCAGAAAACTGGCCGCTCCCCGTCTCATTGCCCTGGTCATTATGGTGCCGGTGCTGACTATTGTCTGTGATGTCATCGCCATCACCGGCGGATGGATTATCGCGCTTTTTATTTCGCATATAACGTCAATCACCTACTGGACTGCCGTCAAAGAGCGTCTGATTTTCGGCAATATCTTTATGGGTATCACCAAACCGATTCTGTATGCCTTTGTTATCGGCTTCATTTCCTGCTACAAAGGGTTTACCGCCGAGGGCGGCACCAAAGGGGTCGGTCGCGCCACTACCGAATCGGTCGTAATCGCATCCATCACCATCCTGGTTGCCAATTTCATCTTCACTAAGGTCATTTTCTCCGCGCTTAAGGGGTACCTATGA
- a CDS encoding FlgD immunoglobulin-like domain containing protein, protein MRRTGIITIILSAFIFSSIFAAEVSTITVSKPRVEAERIIVPLELTNSVPMTGLDLPLEYSKGVTLEEVTFEGTLSEDFDFRHANIDNSKNLVILGFIPMIFGVNPDLAAGRGVIANLVFSVDDPTVKSVELTPVTMEDGSHAPMFIYTNEKGEQFDVTPELVGFNAELPVSEVNGGNLPRAFALKQNAPNPFNPTTVISYDLPKAAHVSLEVFNVLGQKVKTLVNGFQEAGSQSIIWDGTDNSGASVASGIYFYRLGAGEFNATKKMMMLK, encoded by the coding sequence ATGAGACGAACTGGCATCATCACTATCATTCTGTCAGCTTTTATTTTCTCTTCGATATTTGCTGCAGAGGTAAGCACGATTACGGTCTCGAAGCCGCGGGTTGAGGCGGAGAGAATCATAGTCCCACTCGAGCTGACCAATTCGGTCCCGATGACCGGGCTCGACCTGCCTCTGGAGTATTCGAAGGGAGTCACGCTGGAAGAGGTAACCTTTGAAGGAACTCTTTCAGAAGATTTCGATTTCCGTCACGCCAATATCGATAACAGCAAGAACCTGGTCATCCTGGGGTTTATCCCGATGATTTTTGGCGTGAATCCGGACCTTGCCGCCGGCAGAGGAGTCATTGCTAACCTCGTCTTTTCGGTCGATGACCCGACGGTCAAATCGGTTGAGTTGACGCCGGTCACGATGGAAGACGGGAGCCATGCTCCGATGTTCATCTATACCAATGAAAAAGGCGAGCAGTTTGATGTTACGCCTGAGTTGGTGGGGTTCAATGCGGAGCTTCCGGTGAGCGAAGTCAACGGGGGAAACCTGCCCCGCGCTTTCGCCCTGAAGCAGAATGCGCCTAATCCTTTCAACCCGACGACGGTGATTTCCTATGACCTGCCGAAAGCGGCTCATGTCTCCCTGGAAGTCTTTAACGTTCTCGGTCAGAAGGTGAAAACTCTGGTTAACGGCTTCCAGGAAGCCGGCTCCCAGAGTATCATTTGGGACGGCACCGATAACTCCGGAGCATCCGTGGCAAGCGGCATTTATTTCTACCGCCTCGGCGCGGGGGAATTTAATGCCACGAAGAAGATGATGATGCTGAAGTAA
- a CDS encoding metal-sulfur cluster assembly factor: protein MLKKENILDALRECYDPEIPINVVDLGLIYDIRINGDRVEIDMTLTAPGCPMHVPISADV from the coding sequence ATGCTGAAAAAGGAAAATATCTTAGACGCCCTCAGAGAGTGTTATGACCCCGAGATTCCGATTAATGTCGTCGATCTCGGTCTAATCTATGATATTCGGATTAACGGCGACCGGGTGGAGATTGATATGACCCTGACCGCCCCCGGTTGCCCGATGCATGTTCCGATTTCGGCGGACGTCTAG
- a CDS encoding oligopeptide transporter, OPT family — protein MSHSEFKPFVPPDQHPREFTFRAIALGAVLGIIFAASSVYLALKVGMTVSASIPIAVLSITLFRIFGKATILENNIVQTTGSAGESIAFGVATTMPVFLLIGMEMELLSILWMALLGGLLGVLMMIPLRQGLIVKEHGKLMYPEGTACADVLIVGEQGGTNAKTVFMGFGLGALYKLFNVGFKFWAEIPTRMLNFFKGASVSAEVTPELLGVGYIIGPKVSANMMAGGSLAYLILIPAIKIFGENIDTIMFPATTLIRDMSPNEVRNAYILYIGAGAVATGGIISLIKSFPTIVSAFRRGFRTFIDSRKGADTRAVVPRTEQDLPLWMVVFGSIGLVLAIWLAPVLHINAISAVLIVLFGFFFVTVSSRITGEIGSSSNPISGMTVATLLITCLLFLAVGWTGVSYRAMALCTAAIVCIAASNGGTISQDLKTGYLVGATPKYQQISIGIGVITSALIIGWIVIALNDAYTTVVPRQYADYQAVVPSDAPTMVAPDGNSYRVHYVQEQTGNIIAGKYLVDDSNRISYLVDPGIAGTVNEIDGKPVTKLDSPKARLFSLIIDGILTQKLPWGLVLIGVFLALVMELVGVSSLPFAVGLYLPLSSSAPIMAGGVVRAIVDKRRKSNAAEAEFSPGVLLSSGFIAGAAIMGVALAGITGAGWDKYINFSSWFGHLSETDWFAIIPFGALMYFLYRVGVKENNRK, from the coding sequence ATGTCACATTCCGAATTCAAACCCTTTGTTCCACCTGACCAGCATCCCCGCGAATTTACCTTCCGCGCCATAGCGCTGGGGGCGGTGCTGGGGATTATTTTTGCCGCCTCCTCGGTCTATCTGGCGTTGAAAGTCGGCATGACTGTCAGCGCTTCGATACCGATTGCGGTGCTTTCAATAACTCTGTTCCGTATATTCGGCAAAGCAACCATCCTCGAAAATAATATTGTCCAGACCACCGGCTCGGCGGGAGAGTCAATTGCCTTCGGGGTGGCGACTACCATGCCGGTATTCCTGCTGATCGGAATGGAGATGGAGCTTCTGAGCATCCTCTGGATGGCGTTGCTGGGGGGACTTCTGGGGGTTCTGATGATGATTCCGCTCCGGCAGGGGCTTATTGTAAAGGAACATGGAAAACTGATGTATCCGGAGGGGACCGCCTGCGCCGATGTTCTGATAGTTGGCGAGCAGGGGGGAACCAACGCCAAAACGGTGTTTATGGGATTCGGGCTGGGGGCGCTTTACAAACTTTTCAATGTCGGTTTCAAATTTTGGGCGGAGATTCCGACCAGGATGCTCAATTTTTTCAAAGGGGCATCGGTCTCGGCGGAGGTAACGCCAGAGCTGCTCGGGGTCGGGTATATTATCGGTCCCAAAGTGTCGGCAAATATGATGGCGGGCGGTTCTCTGGCTTATCTGATACTGATTCCTGCCATTAAGATTTTCGGCGAGAATATTGATACGATTATGTTCCCGGCGACCACTTTAATCCGGGATATGTCGCCCAATGAAGTTCGCAATGCTTATATTTTGTATATCGGCGCCGGAGCGGTTGCCACCGGCGGAATTATCAGTCTGATTAAATCTTTTCCTACAATTGTCTCGGCATTTCGCCGCGGCTTCAGGACCTTCATTGACTCCCGAAAGGGGGCGGACACACGAGCGGTTGTTCCGCGCACCGAGCAGGACCTTCCGCTCTGGATGGTGGTTTTCGGTTCCATCGGTTTGGTGCTGGCTATCTGGCTGGCGCCGGTGCTTCATATAAACGCCATTTCCGCGGTTCTGATAGTGCTGTTTGGATTCTTCTTTGTGACAGTATCGAGCCGGATTACCGGAGAAATCGGGTCGTCGTCAAATCCTATTTCCGGAATGACAGTGGCGACTCTTCTGATAACCTGTCTTCTTTTCCTGGCGGTTGGCTGGACCGGGGTTTCGTATCGGGCGATGGCGCTCTGCACGGCGGCAATTGTATGTATTGCGGCATCCAACGGCGGTACCATCAGTCAGGATTTAAAGACCGGCTACCTGGTGGGAGCGACCCCCAAATATCAGCAGATATCAATTGGCATCGGGGTGATAACCAGCGCCCTGATTATCGGCTGGATAGTCATTGCTCTCAATGACGCTTATACCACCGTGGTACCGCGGCAGTATGCTGATTATCAGGCGGTCGTGCCGTCCGATGCCCCCACCATGGTCGCCCCTGACGGCAATTCCTATCGCGTTCATTATGTTCAGGAACAAACCGGAAATATTATTGCCGGGAAATATCTGGTTGATGACAGCAACCGGATTTCGTATCTGGTTGACCCGGGTATTGCCGGAACGGTGAATGAAATTGACGGCAAGCCGGTCACCAAGTTAGATTCACCCAAGGCGCGACTGTTCAGCTTGATTATCGACGGCATCCTGACCCAGAAACTTCCCTGGGGTCTGGTGCTGATAGGCGTTTTTCTGGCGCTGGTCATGGAGTTAGTGGGAGTTTCATCATTACCTTTTGCGGTCGGACTTTATCTTCCTCTCTCCAGTTCTGCCCCAATCATGGCTGGCGGAGTGGTGCGGGCGATAGTTGACAAGAGAAGAAAATCGAATGCCGCTGAAGCCGAGTTCTCGCCCGGTGTGCTGCTCTCATCAGGATTTATCGCCGGAGCCGCCATTATGGGGGTGGCACTGGCAGGAATCACCGGCGCCGGCTGGGATAAATATATCAACTTCTCCTCCTGGTTCGGACATCTCTCGGAGACCGACTGGTTCGCCATAATTCCGTTTGGAGCCCTGATGTATTTCCTGTATCGCGTGGGAGTCAAAGAGAACAATCGCAAGTAA